One genomic segment of Nitrospiraceae bacterium includes these proteins:
- a CDS encoding efflux RND transporter periplasmic adaptor subunit: MELDYTLERSDSLAHMTPTARIKITLTVAGVLFLLAVAFIIIQGQQPTVSSPDTGRESAQTSAGAPQVQVLKVERSDISQTLTLPANISPWYQATLYGKVSGYLKWIGFDKGDVVKKGQLLGIIDAPEVEDQYRQAEADYKIRKITADRLYGVWKENPDVIARQDVDVAQAAAEAAKHLRDNRRTLLEYTKVYAPFDGVITARFADPGALIQAATGSATQAVPLFTLMDIETLRIYVNVPQESALLAKPGVSATLISRELPGQEFNAVITRTTEALDPATRTLLVEIDLPNKDHKLQPGMFVNVALHLQQHPNALVIPPAAVVTTQNGSAKSVFVLDQGQVRLVPIKTGIDDGLWLEVVDGLTGEEEIVVVGKGGLTDGQAVKASAYNLPVGKPARQKL; this comes from the coding sequence ATGGAATTGGACTATACTCTCGAACGGAGTGACTCCTTGGCACATATGACACCGACGGCTCGAATCAAAATCACCCTAACGGTTGCTGGAGTGCTCTTCCTTCTCGCGGTGGCCTTCATCATCATCCAGGGCCAGCAACCAACAGTCTCCTCGCCGGATACAGGTCGAGAGTCGGCTCAAACGTCTGCCGGTGCGCCGCAGGTCCAAGTCTTGAAAGTCGAACGAAGCGATATTAGCCAGACCCTGACGTTGCCGGCGAACATTTCTCCTTGGTATCAGGCAACTCTGTATGGAAAAGTGTCCGGTTACTTGAAATGGATTGGGTTCGACAAAGGGGACGTGGTTAAAAAGGGGCAATTGCTGGGGATAATTGATGCGCCGGAAGTTGAAGATCAATACCGTCAGGCTGAGGCGGATTACAAGATCAGGAAGATTACTGCTGACCGTCTATATGGGGTGTGGAAAGAGAATCCGGATGTGATCGCCAGACAGGACGTGGATGTCGCTCAAGCCGCCGCCGAGGCTGCCAAGCATCTCCGTGACAACCGTCGCACCTTGCTCGAATATACGAAAGTATATGCGCCGTTCGATGGCGTCATCACAGCCCGTTTCGCGGACCCTGGTGCGCTGATTCAGGCGGCGACCGGCTCGGCCACGCAGGCCGTGCCGTTGTTCACCCTCATGGATATCGAGACGCTCCGCATCTACGTGAACGTGCCTCAGGAATCGGCGTTACTGGCCAAGCCAGGCGTGTCCGCGACGCTGATCTCCCGCGAGTTGCCCGGACAAGAATTCAACGCTGTCATTACCAGGACCACCGAAGCGCTTGACCCTGCGACCCGCACTCTCCTGGTTGAGATCGACCTGCCGAACAAGGACCACAAACTCCAGCCTGGCATGTTCGTGAACGTCGCGCTGCACCTCCAGCAGCATCCGAATGCGCTCGTGATTCCACCAGCCGCTGTGGTGACGACACAGAACGGAAGCGCGAAGTCGGTCTTTGTTCTTGATCAAGGTCAGGTCCGTCTCGTTCCCATCAAGACCGGCATCGATGACGGTTTGTGGCTGGAGGTGGTTGATGGCCTCACTGGAGAGGAAGAAATCGTCGTGGTGGGAAAGGGCGGGCTCACAGACGGGCAGGCGGTGAAAGCCTCGGCATACAACCTTCCGGTCGGGAAGCCGGCTCGCCAGAAGCTTTAA
- a CDS encoding TolC family protein produces MVGTERSQSSSARLHADRYQLIVLAFLWLGSSTIVVSADRTWSAEGSSPLAGEPVTDSSRTVPPSKGAFLGYKTAVQIGLEQHPTLKKAKETAMAAEAVTEQAKAQYYPELNAYAIQTGGTIRPLSAFNIAGAQNKPTSYVESAGFRGDQLLYDFGQTSHRIEAERAGQEATEKDIVSNKALVILRVQHAYIRCIREKRLVEIAEETVRERGIIRDQIALLYKRQLKSKLDLDLISVELRNAEVQLLQAKNELRAAFATLNNTMGVRGPEEYTLEEVPASAMPSATLEMLIQRAMEDRPELQGTTDRIRQADEKLSGAEALNFPTISALGMYGVIHFSDAPINQYAGSHPGQTNLWWGAGATVSVPLFTGFLIKNQTAQAREQKYKSEQKKVDLSNQVALEVTDTYLSLQTAQQQVKVEEREVESARSALTLAKERYRLGLASIVDVTTATTALLSAEVRLSEARYGVQASAAALLYATGKGWQEF; encoded by the coding sequence ATGGTCGGTACTGAGCGGAGCCAGTCCAGCAGCGCGAGACTTCACGCTGACCGCTACCAACTGATCGTGCTCGCGTTCCTATGGCTGGGATCGTCTACCATTGTGGTGAGTGCCGACAGAACCTGGTCTGCGGAAGGGTCATCGCCTCTTGCCGGCGAGCCGGTGACCGACTCTTCACGTACTGTTCCGCCGAGTAAGGGCGCCTTTCTTGGGTACAAGACGGCGGTTCAAATCGGACTCGAGCAGCACCCTACGCTCAAGAAGGCAAAGGAAACTGCTATGGCGGCTGAGGCAGTCACGGAGCAGGCGAAGGCGCAGTATTACCCCGAACTCAATGCCTACGCCATTCAAACGGGCGGGACGATTCGGCCCCTTAGCGCCTTCAATATTGCCGGTGCGCAAAACAAGCCGACATCCTATGTCGAGAGCGCCGGCTTTCGCGGGGATCAACTGCTCTATGACTTCGGCCAGACCTCTCACAGGATCGAGGCGGAGCGAGCCGGACAGGAGGCAACTGAAAAAGACATCGTCTCGAACAAAGCCCTCGTGATTCTCAGGGTGCAGCACGCTTACATCCGTTGCATACGAGAGAAGCGTTTGGTTGAGATCGCGGAAGAGACCGTGCGCGAGCGCGGGATTATCCGGGATCAAATCGCACTTCTGTACAAGCGTCAGCTAAAATCCAAGCTGGATCTCGATCTCATCTCAGTGGAACTTCGGAACGCCGAGGTTCAGCTCCTGCAAGCGAAGAACGAGCTGCGCGCAGCCTTTGCGACCCTCAATAACACGATGGGGGTGCGCGGGCCGGAAGAGTACACGTTGGAAGAGGTGCCGGCCAGCGCTATGCCGTCGGCCACGCTCGAAATGCTGATCCAGCGAGCCATGGAAGATCGTCCCGAGCTTCAAGGGACAACGGATCGGATCCGTCAGGCCGACGAAAAACTCAGCGGAGCCGAGGCGCTCAACTTCCCTACCATCTCGGCCTTAGGCATGTACGGCGTGATCCATTTCAGCGACGCACCGATTAACCAATATGCGGGTTCCCATCCGGGACAGACGAACCTCTGGTGGGGTGCTGGGGCGACGGTGTCCGTTCCGCTGTTTACGGGGTTTCTCATCAAGAATCAGACTGCTCAGGCACGCGAACAAAAGTATAAGTCGGAACAAAAGAAAGTCGATCTGTCGAACCAGGTGGCCCTCGAGGTAACCGACACCTATCTGAGCCTCCAGACCGCACAGCAGCAGGTGAAAGTCGAGGAACGGGAAGTTGAGTCGGCACGCAGTGCTCTGACGCTGGCGAAGGAACGATACCGGCTTGGGCTGGCATCGATAGTGGACGTCACGACCGCGACGACGGCGCTCTTGTCGGCGGAAGTCCGTCTTTCGGAGGCGCGGTACGGAGTACAGGCCAGTGCAGCTGCGCTCCTGTATGCAACGGGGAAAGGCTGGCAAGAATTCTAG
- a CDS encoding efflux RND transporter permease subunit: MLTHAALKNPFAAAAISLIVVILGVVPYQNMVVDIFPEINLPVVAVATFYKGMGPSEVEGAITLRLEQAFLQASYIEHIESRSLSGVSLIKIYFQPSYDVNAAVAEITSLTYSNLRYLPQGVFPPIIIKFGAASLPIAVQTTSSETMGEKEVRDIAYFNVRPQFGNVPGIMYPTTFGGTVRQVTVFLDPERMLARGVSTHDIVNAVNAQSVLLPAGDVKIGDFDYNVYTNSMIKIVDQMNEIPLKLVNGVPVFLRDVGKAVDSTMIQTNIVRINGHRAVYLPIMKQAGANTLRVVDGIKEALPKLVGIPKDIVVKLLFDQSIYIRQSIQTLEHEGLLGGGLACLMVLLFLGSLRYTLIIALAIPLSVTAAFIGLFFTGHTINIMTLGGLALAVGRLVDDAIVVVENTHRHMDMGKSAKDAAGDAVTEVAMPMLVITITVFLVFLPIAFFTGIIKFLFVPLALTVAYAMMASYFVALTVAPVTIAWLFRQGHGSHGHAPPPQSGFVAWWNRLSLFDPFVDWYVLVLRWCLAHKAVVVIVVTLTFVGSVFMAPNMATEFFPKVDAGSFILNVSAPEGTRIEKTEAIIAKIEDLIRQEIPKSDVDQIVSNIGLPQGWMVLYSPVNGPHQAFILVTLVRDHKARTPDIVARLRETLYREMPGLKFSFQTGGIVSDVINFGLPAPIDIKVSGIDINEIAQVAGQIKEAAARVPGTADVQVRQGIDYPEIHLDINRAKASYVGLNEQQIVTDLITGLASNLTLNPGYWIDPKTNNAYFVVTQFPEQILVEFEDFLNMPLIGIHVEQPAAASIGGAGLRGSSLVLGQTPFPEQPRLPGAGTDGAKPPVLLRDLVDVVRKTGPETVDHYSLLRTMDVLVSVKDNDLGHIAAKIQGELAKVSVPEDVRVAFMGEFESMRTALIGFSSTLPLAMVFIYLVMVGLFRSWLDPFVIMFAVPLGFIGVIWMLLLTDTSVNVESLIGTLMMIGIVVSNSVLLVDFANNRLREGMPLEEAVVEAGRLRIRPILMTSLATVLGLAPMALGIGEGSEANVPLARAVIGGLTVSTFMTLLFIPVLHVIVRRRSAAKLAEAEGKVY, translated from the coding sequence ATGCTGACCCACGCCGCACTCAAGAATCCCTTTGCAGCCGCAGCGATTAGCCTCATCGTCGTGATTCTCGGAGTCGTGCCCTACCAGAACATGGTCGTGGACATCTTCCCGGAGATCAATCTGCCGGTTGTCGCCGTGGCGACGTTCTATAAAGGTATGGGGCCATCGGAAGTTGAAGGTGCGATTACCCTCCGCTTGGAGCAGGCCTTTCTCCAAGCCTCATACATCGAGCACATCGAATCACGGTCGCTGTCTGGAGTCAGTCTCATCAAAATCTATTTTCAACCGTCGTACGACGTCAATGCGGCGGTGGCTGAGATCACGAGCCTCACCTATTCGAATCTGCGGTATCTGCCGCAGGGAGTCTTTCCGCCCATCATCATCAAGTTTGGAGCGGCCAGCTTGCCGATCGCGGTCCAGACGACGAGCAGCGAGACGATGGGCGAAAAGGAGGTTCGCGACATCGCCTATTTCAACGTGCGACCGCAGTTCGGCAATGTGCCAGGGATCATGTATCCGACGACATTCGGTGGGACTGTGCGGCAAGTGACGGTCTTTCTTGATCCTGAACGGATGCTCGCCCGCGGTGTCTCAACGCACGATATCGTGAATGCGGTCAACGCCCAAAGTGTTCTGTTGCCGGCCGGTGACGTGAAGATCGGAGATTTCGACTATAACGTCTATACGAACAGCATGATCAAGATCGTGGATCAGATGAACGAGATCCCGCTCAAGCTGGTCAACGGAGTGCCGGTCTTCCTCCGAGATGTGGGCAAAGCGGTCGATTCCACGATGATCCAGACCAACATCGTTCGGATCAATGGGCACAGGGCAGTCTATCTCCCGATCATGAAACAGGCCGGCGCCAACACCCTGCGGGTCGTCGACGGGATCAAAGAGGCTTTGCCGAAACTCGTCGGCATCCCCAAAGACATCGTGGTCAAGCTGTTGTTCGATCAATCCATCTATATCCGCCAATCCATTCAAACGCTCGAGCATGAAGGCCTCCTCGGCGGCGGGCTCGCCTGTCTGATGGTCTTGTTGTTCTTGGGCAGCCTCCGTTACACGCTCATCATCGCCTTGGCCATTCCCCTGTCGGTGACGGCCGCCTTCATCGGTTTGTTTTTCACCGGACATACGATCAACATCATGACGCTGGGTGGCCTGGCTCTGGCCGTTGGTCGTCTCGTGGATGATGCGATCGTGGTTGTGGAGAATACCCACCGACATATGGACATGGGCAAGTCGGCCAAGGATGCGGCAGGTGACGCGGTGACTGAGGTGGCAATGCCAATGCTGGTGATTACGATCACAGTCTTCCTGGTCTTTCTCCCAATTGCCTTCTTCACGGGCATCATTAAATTCTTGTTCGTCCCGCTGGCGCTCACGGTCGCTTACGCGATGATGGCCTCATATTTCGTTGCGCTGACGGTCGCGCCGGTTACGATCGCATGGCTCTTCAGGCAAGGGCACGGCAGCCACGGGCACGCTCCGCCCCCTCAAAGCGGCTTTGTCGCGTGGTGGAACCGGCTCAGTCTGTTCGACCCATTCGTTGATTGGTATGTCCTGGTTCTCCGTTGGTGCCTGGCCCACAAGGCTGTGGTCGTCATCGTTGTCACGCTCACCTTCGTCGGCTCCGTCTTCATGGCCCCTAACATGGCAACCGAGTTTTTCCCCAAGGTGGACGCAGGATCCTTCATTCTGAACGTGTCGGCGCCCGAGGGAACCCGAATCGAAAAAACCGAGGCCATCATCGCGAAGATCGAGGATCTGATCAGACAAGAGATTCCCAAATCGGACGTAGACCAGATCGTCTCGAACATCGGACTTCCGCAGGGATGGATGGTTCTGTACTCGCCGGTAAATGGCCCGCACCAGGCGTTCATCCTAGTCACCCTTGTCCGCGACCATAAGGCGCGGACACCGGATATCGTCGCGCGATTGCGAGAGACTCTTTACCGTGAGATGCCAGGTCTGAAGTTCTCCTTTCAGACCGGTGGGATCGTCAGTGATGTGATCAACTTCGGCCTGCCGGCTCCTATCGACATCAAAGTGAGTGGTATCGATATAAATGAAATCGCCCAAGTCGCCGGGCAGATCAAAGAAGCGGCTGCCCGAGTGCCGGGAACCGCGGATGTGCAGGTCCGCCAAGGGATAGACTACCCGGAAATTCACCTGGACATCAATCGGGCGAAGGCCTCCTACGTTGGCCTCAACGAACAGCAGATCGTCACTGATCTCATTACCGGCCTCGCGTCAAACCTGACCCTCAATCCCGGCTATTGGATCGATCCCAAAACGAATAATGCCTATTTCGTGGTCACGCAGTTCCCGGAACAGATCCTCGTGGAGTTTGAAGATTTTCTGAACATGCCGTTGATTGGTATCCATGTTGAGCAGCCAGCAGCGGCCAGCATCGGGGGAGCGGGACTGAGAGGCAGCTCATTGGTACTTGGGCAGACCCCTTTTCCCGAACAGCCTCGACTGCCAGGAGCCGGCACTGACGGAGCAAAGCCTCCTGTTCTTCTACGGGACCTCGTGGATGTCGTTCGAAAAACCGGCCCTGAAACCGTGGACCACTATAGTCTGCTCAGGACGATGGACGTGTTGGTGAGTGTGAAGGACAATGATCTGGGCCACATTGCTGCAAAGATCCAAGGCGAGCTCGCGAAGGTAAGTGTGCCAGAGGATGTGCGGGTAGCCTTCATGGGTGAGTTCGAGAGCATGCGTACCGCGCTTATTGGTTTCTCCAGTACCCTTCCTCTCGCGATGGTGTTCATCTATCTCGTGATGGTCGGACTGTTTCGATCCTGGCTCGATCCCTTCGTCATCATGTTCGCGGTACCGCTGGGCTTCATCGGGGTGATCTGGATGCTTCTCCTGACCGATACGTCCGTGAACGTCGAATCTCTGATCGGGACGCTCATGATGATCGGGATCGTCGTGTCGAACAGCGTGCTGCTCGTCGATTTTGCCAACAATCGGTTGCGTGAAGGAATGCCGCTCGAAGAAGCCGTCGTCGAAGCGGGGAGGCTCCGCATTCGTCCGATCCTCATGACCTCGCTGGCCACCGTTCTTGGGTTGGCGCCGATGGCGTTAGGGATTGGAGAAGGAAGCGAAGCCAACGTGCCCTTGGCCCGGGCAGTGATCGGGGGACTAACCGTGTCGACTTTCATGACGTTACTCTTCATCCCGGTTCTACACGTAATCGTCCGTCGCCGCTCGGCAGCCAAGCTGGCCGAAGCGGAAGGAAAGGTCTACTGA
- a CDS encoding TolC family protein has translation MPQDKTTSAIKWMLAIAMVGSAIMAERLQAADRVELPAASSKRSPLSWDGAIHLALEKQPRIKIAQHEVLESQAVVKQIESVNYPQVTGIYASTGGNTRVLANLGISGSLPKPTNYLTTPGIRVDLLITDFGRTAHQILAQKAFTSSAEKAVLTSKALTILNVEQSYLNCLKQRRLVDIAREVFKERTLIRDQAATFYQHQLRSKLDLDFASVEADRAELALIKAENDLKAAFAALNNAMGLQPGAEYDLEIGTLSITPAPAIDSLLPEALSKRPELLGSKDRIQAAEEALKAAKALNFGNITAIGTAGYTWWSREEESSGQAVSNPGAKLGWWGAGGTSAFPLYTGGRIEGQINEAEARKAGVEADTRVIANDIVLQVAQAFLSRLTAQEQITVAEEKVAHAREALTLARERYKAGLGSILDVVTATADLLNAEVGLATAQYDFRASDAALAYATGVEYGRY, from the coding sequence ATGCCACAGGACAAGACTACCAGCGCTATTAAATGGATGTTGGCCATCGCCATGGTGGGTTCTGCCATCATGGCTGAACGGCTCCAGGCAGCCGATCGGGTCGAGTTGCCCGCCGCATCATCCAAGAGGTCGCCGTTGTCATGGGACGGAGCCATCCATCTCGCGCTGGAGAAGCAACCTCGCATCAAGATCGCTCAGCACGAAGTCCTCGAGTCCCAAGCGGTCGTGAAGCAGATCGAATCGGTCAATTATCCGCAAGTCACGGGAATCTATGCCAGTACCGGCGGCAATACGAGAGTCCTCGCCAATCTAGGCATCTCCGGCTCTCTCCCAAAGCCGACCAATTACCTCACGACGCCGGGCATACGCGTCGACCTATTGATCACAGATTTCGGCCGCACGGCGCATCAGATTCTTGCGCAAAAGGCCTTTACCTCCTCGGCTGAAAAGGCCGTCCTCACCAGCAAGGCGCTGACCATCCTCAACGTCGAACAGTCGTATCTGAATTGCCTGAAACAACGGCGGTTAGTGGATATCGCGCGCGAGGTATTTAAAGAGCGTACGCTGATCCGCGACCAAGCGGCCACTTTCTACCAGCACCAGCTCCGTTCCAAGCTCGATCTTGACTTTGCGTCGGTCGAGGCCGATCGAGCAGAACTTGCGCTGATCAAGGCTGAGAATGATTTGAAAGCGGCCTTCGCAGCCCTGAACAACGCAATGGGGCTCCAGCCCGGGGCCGAATATGACTTGGAAATCGGCACCCTGTCGATCACGCCCGCCCCTGCGATCGATTCACTGTTGCCTGAAGCCCTGTCAAAGAGACCGGAACTCTTAGGAAGCAAAGATCGCATTCAAGCGGCTGAGGAAGCGTTGAAGGCTGCCAAGGCGTTGAACTTCGGAAACATCACAGCCATCGGCACGGCTGGTTACACATGGTGGAGTCGAGAGGAGGAGTCGAGCGGCCAAGCAGTCAGCAATCCTGGAGCCAAACTCGGCTGGTGGGGAGCAGGCGGCACGAGCGCGTTTCCCCTGTACACAGGCGGACGAATTGAGGGGCAGATCAATGAAGCTGAGGCTCGCAAGGCAGGGGTCGAAGCGGACACACGCGTGATCGCCAACGATATTGTTCTTCAAGTCGCTCAGGCCTTCCTGAGTCGTCTCACCGCGCAGGAGCAAATTACAGTGGCCGAAGAAAAAGTCGCTCATGCGCGCGAGGCGCTCACCCTGGCACGAGAGAGATACAAGGCTGGCTTAGGCTCCATTTTGGATGTCGTCACTGCCACAGCTGATCTCTTGAACGCTGAAGTCGGGCTGGCCACCGCTCAATATGATTTTCGCGCAAGCGATGCCGCGCTCGCCTATGCCACGGGAGTGGAGTATGGTCGGTACTGA
- a CDS encoding tRNA (cytidine(34)-2'-O)-methyltransferase, whose protein sequence is MFDVILFQPEIPSNTGNIIRLCANTGSSLHLVKPLGFTLEDRLLRRAGLDYREYAAITVHETWTACADRFTDHRLFAVSTKGTHRYDQIDYAEGDVFLFGPESCGLPADILRSVSEQRRIRLPMIPESRSLNLSNSVSVVIYEAWRQVEFRKGV, encoded by the coding sequence ATGTTCGACGTCATCCTTTTTCAGCCCGAAATCCCCTCGAACACCGGCAACATCATCCGACTCTGTGCCAACACCGGCTCCTCTTTGCATCTGGTCAAACCGCTCGGGTTTACACTCGAGGACCGGCTCCTGCGGCGGGCCGGCCTGGACTACCGTGAATATGCGGCGATTACTGTCCATGAAACCTGGACCGCCTGCGCCGATCGATTTACAGATCACCGCCTGTTTGCCGTCTCGACAAAAGGTACCCACCGGTATGACCAAATTGACTACGCCGAGGGCGATGTGTTTTTGTTCGGTCCGGAGAGCTGTGGATTGCCGGCTGACATTTTGAGAAGTGTCTCCGAGCAGCGGCGTATCCGCCTGCCCATGATTCCGGAAAGCCGGAGTCTCAATTTGTCGAATTCGGTGTCGGTGGTGATCTACGAAGCGTGGCGACAGGTCGAATTTAGGAAAGGTGTCTAA
- a CDS encoding tetratricopeptide repeat protein, translated as MKHSVAQPKHRTVPILVGVAFGLALAMGTFAFAEDLQFLSEHDITERAKGAWESGAINPALDILDQGIEENPQALSLYKLRGDILSTSRGPREAVEAYNTVLATHPTSLDVRWAKWSVLVRWGQGEESIDELRRIAEIDDKNPLIHLRLAQEFRKHNRLEESLDSYKKAVNLMPELLGWRLAMARARFDVLDYEGADSDVAYVLQKIPPGSPLELPAESLRTVIHGLSQDRGRRFQPVFSQEGITPAQLKEWAFIRADAWRLFVAGRYQEAEPIYRKLLALNPRDPNATHQFGLTLMQVGKCKEALSMFGKVSDLDPTDELYADTVFRMGQCLVDLEQWEEAFVHFQILYDEAVEIEEHTKNVQLPPGTRVLDKQKLARWLEKVRPHVPEAAQLSTHGTGGSGSHKDGSRPTVLTEEEYAKVLERVKPQKPLDTGSSLIGRDADFSWFRYVIPASKVMRDDFPTGDHQFIPLNPGDSFPTTQQDIYLVFGLVSASYDAVPLTAQCFLETSEMTENQNPLTQDRVMMSMNDQSAYFRLSPPKTGWTPDLYRCGLFAGERTSADTQVDDVRFRIIPSPRPPQQSS; from the coding sequence ATGAAACACTCAGTCGCTCAACCGAAACATCGAACAGTCCCAATCCTAGTTGGCGTAGCATTTGGGCTGGCATTGGCGATGGGAACATTCGCGTTCGCCGAAGACCTGCAATTCCTTTCCGAACATGACATAACCGAACGTGCCAAGGGCGCATGGGAGAGCGGTGCGATCAACCCTGCGCTGGATATCCTTGACCAAGGAATTGAAGAGAATCCTCAGGCACTCTCGTTATATAAACTACGTGGGGATATTCTCTCCACCTCTCGAGGTCCTCGAGAGGCAGTTGAGGCTTATAATACGGTCCTCGCCACACACCCCACGTCGCTGGATGTCCGATGGGCCAAGTGGAGCGTGCTGGTTCGCTGGGGACAGGGAGAAGAATCCATCGATGAATTGCGACGTATTGCAGAGATCGATGACAAAAACCCTTTAATCCATCTGCGGCTGGCGCAGGAATTCCGGAAGCATAATCGCCTCGAGGAATCACTCGATTCTTACAAGAAGGCCGTAAACCTCATGCCTGAGTTACTGGGCTGGCGATTAGCGATGGCCCGAGCGCGTTTTGATGTCCTAGATTATGAAGGCGCGGATAGCGACGTTGCCTACGTGTTGCAGAAGATACCACCCGGCTCTCCGCTGGAGCTTCCTGCTGAAAGTCTCCGCACCGTCATTCATGGATTGTCCCAAGATCGCGGCCGCCGGTTTCAACCAGTTTTTTCTCAAGAAGGAATCACACCGGCCCAATTGAAAGAATGGGCCTTTATCCGTGCGGACGCATGGAGACTGTTCGTTGCAGGGCGATACCAGGAAGCCGAGCCCATATACAGAAAACTTCTGGCGCTCAACCCCAGGGACCCCAACGCCACCCACCAATTCGGGCTGACCTTGATGCAGGTTGGTAAATGTAAGGAAGCGCTAAGTATGTTCGGAAAGGTGTCCGATCTGGATCCAACCGACGAACTGTATGCGGATACCGTGTTTCGGATGGGTCAATGCCTCGTGGATCTGGAACAATGGGAAGAAGCGTTCGTCCATTTCCAAATACTCTATGACGAAGCCGTTGAAATTGAAGAGCACACGAAGAATGTTCAGCTTCCACCAGGAACGCGTGTGTTGGATAAACAGAAACTGGCCCGGTGGCTCGAGAAGGTACGCCCGCATGTTCCTGAAGCCGCGCAATTGTCAACTCATGGTACCGGAGGCAGCGGCTCACACAAAGACGGTTCTCGTCCCACAGTCCTGACGGAAGAAGAATATGCGAAAGTTCTCGAACGGGTAAAACCTCAGAAGCCTCTGGACACTGGGTCGTCACTGATTGGCAGAGACGCCGATTTCAGTTGGTTTCGCTATGTCATCCCCGCGAGCAAAGTGATGCGCGATGATTTTCCCACCGGTGACCATCAATTTATTCCGCTTAATCCGGGAGACAGCTTTCCGACAACACAGCAAGACATCTACTTGGTGTTTGGGCTGGTATCGGCTTCCTATGACGCGGTACCCCTTACGGCACAATGTTTTTTAGAGACCTCGGAGATGACCGAAAACCAAAATCCCTTAACTCAGGATCGGGTCATGATGTCCATGAACGACCAGTCTGCCTACTTTAGATTATCCCCTCCTAAAACCGGATGGACACCCGATCTGTATCGTTGTGGATTATTCGCAGGAGAACGGACATCCGCCGATACGCAAGTTGACGACGTCAGGTTCCGCATCATTCCATCGCCCCGGCCACCGCAGCAGAGCTCCTAA
- a CDS encoding TolC family protein has product MRQIVPMIFALALVTFPFGLSSAQPSDSNDRGDAAPLRPHTRPPGSLLTRQEAIRIGLAQHPLIERSRSASMVAKALSQQTQGELYPWLEASIAESSGSLRIVTADGKIVHDRGGHGFDPGGALAKHNQNMLTGGLLLNQLITDFGYTAHRLLANKANEAASEKDILTNKAFVILSVQKAYLNCLLQQSLITIASETVKRRMVIRDLVQALYKNQLKSKVDLDLVLVEVSNAELALIRAQNDLKQAFAGLNNAMGVEGPGHYELEKLSVAVSEEPDPKSLLEAGLKDRPELLGNRDRVVASEELLKAAKALNFGSVTAVGTIGATKYWDVHDNGLHDNEVAPLWGGGATAKFPIFTGFRIQNQVKEAGHRRGETEQEFENLANEVVLQIVRAYLALVTNAGQIALELDRVAFAKEALTLAEERYRLGLNPIIEVIRATAVLFEAESRLTEARYIYKTSEAVVAYATGQDYQRY; this is encoded by the coding sequence ATGCGTCAAATCGTCCCCATGATCTTCGCATTGGCGCTGGTCACCTTCCCGTTCGGCTTGTCTTCGGCGCAGCCGAGCGATTCGAACGATCGAGGCGACGCAGCTCCGCTTCGTCCCCATACGAGGCCTCCCGGCTCCTTGTTGACACGTCAAGAAGCCATCCGCATCGGATTGGCGCAGCATCCTCTGATCGAGCGATCACGTTCTGCGTCCATGGTCGCAAAGGCTCTGTCCCAGCAGACTCAAGGCGAACTGTATCCCTGGTTAGAAGCTTCGATCGCGGAGAGCAGCGGTTCGCTCCGCATCGTGACGGCTGACGGCAAGATCGTCCATGATCGCGGCGGGCATGGATTCGACCCTGGCGGCGCCCTCGCTAAGCACAACCAGAATATGCTGACCGGGGGGCTGCTGCTGAACCAATTGATCACGGATTTCGGCTATACGGCTCATCGTCTCCTTGCCAACAAAGCCAATGAAGCCGCGAGTGAGAAAGATATTCTCACGAACAAGGCCTTCGTGATCTTGAGCGTGCAGAAGGCCTACTTGAATTGTCTGCTGCAACAAAGCCTCATCACTATCGCCTCGGAAACGGTCAAGCGGCGGATGGTGATTCGAGATCTGGTCCAAGCTCTCTACAAGAACCAGCTGAAGTCGAAGGTGGATCTGGATTTGGTGTTGGTCGAAGTGTCCAATGCCGAACTCGCGTTGATCAGAGCGCAGAACGACTTGAAGCAAGCCTTTGCCGGCTTGAACAACGCGATGGGCGTCGAAGGGCCGGGTCACTACGAATTAGAAAAATTGTCCGTGGCCGTCTCCGAGGAGCCGGATCCGAAGTCTCTGCTGGAAGCGGGCCTCAAGGATCGACCGGAGTTGCTTGGTAATCGAGATCGCGTGGTGGCGAGCGAAGAGTTACTTAAAGCCGCGAAGGCCTTGAACTTCGGGTCAGTCACCGCGGTCGGAACCATCGGAGCGACGAAGTACTGGGATGTGCATGATAACGGCCTCCATGACAACGAGGTGGCGCCGCTTTGGGGTGGCGGCGCCACGGCCAAGTTCCCCATCTTCACGGGTTTTCGGATTCAGAACCAGGTGAAGGAAGCTGGTCATCGGAGAGGGGAAACGGAGCAAGAGTTTGAGAATCTCGCGAACGAAGTTGTCTTGCAGATCGTTCGTGCCTATCTCGCTTTGGTCACGAACGCGGGACAAATTGCACTCGAGCTGGATCGAGTGGCCTTCGCGAAAGAAGCACTGACCCTGGCTGAAGAACGGTACCGGTTGGGATTGAATCCCATCATAGAAGTGATCCGCGCCACAGCGGTGCTATTTGAAGCCGAGTCGCGTCTCACCGAAGCTCGGTACATTTACAAAACCAGCGAGGCAGTGGTGGCCTATGCCACAGGACAAGACTACCAGCGCTATTAA